Part of the Chanos chanos chromosome 5, fChaCha1.1, whole genome shotgun sequence genome, GACAAAATTTCTAATGTTAAAGTGAAAGCTCAAGAAATGCTTTTAGCTAGCAACGTTAGCATGTCAAGAGGCATGTCAAGTTTGCTGCGACCTCCAAAACTGATATGAAATTACGATGACAGACACCTCCTGATATTGGTGAGGCTAATTCAAGAGGTCAGGAATTCAATGTCGgtatctgaaatatttttaaaaatcataacTAATCATGACTTACTTAATTAAACACGGATTGCAGCTGTTTCGCTATCATCTCCGGAAATTGtcagcagtttttttgttgtgatCACGTGACGCGGTCGTTGAGGCCGACGTGTTGCGAGAGCGCGCCCTGCGGTCATGTGACCAAATCTGGTCGCGTCCTGTAGCTCCACGCGTTCCATGCAACGGCCTCCCCCTTTACCGAAAAATGgcaggaggaaagagaaaatcCGCCGGTCAGCCGTCACGAGTCGTGGGGTTGCTCCGTACACTGTGGCAAGAGAAGCATTTGATCTTGTTCAAAGCGGAATATACCTTCCTAGTAACTGCCGTCCTTTGGTTTTTGGAGATAGGAATAAACATATGGGTTATTCAAAAAGTTGCATGTAAGTAGCTTTGGTTAGCTTGACAGCTACCATGCCCTGTCATATAAGTCTTAGTTCTAGTACTAAGACATAGCGCTGCAACACAAGGGGTaaatgtggaagaaaaaaaaaaaagatctgaataTTATATTCAGTCGTGTTTGTGTAAAGTTGTTTATAAAGCATCTCACGATACTGGCTGCTTTCCTGATACCGTTTCCCCTGCGCTGACATGTCCGTTCCTTGACTGAAACTTAGCTGCTATAGTTGAGTCTCTGGCCAGTCCTTTTACTCTGGCCAGAAACACGTAAAATGAACAAACGATTACATCCGAAAAAGGGGGAAATGGTTTGAAACGTAGAAACAAGTTCGCTGTGTTGCTTAaaactttgactttttttttcttgcgaCGTGTTAATTTCATGATTCTGCCCCTGtcaaatcatacacacacacacacacacacacacacacacacacaagaccatcGGTATGAAAGTCgataataattataattgaACAGTTATCATAATCACATTTATACCGTACATGTTTTTccactgttctcctcactgatGTAGATACAGAGATAGACTGGAAAGCCTACATGGATGAGGTGGAGGGCGTGATCAACGGTACCTATGACTACACTCAGCTTAAGGGAGACACGGGCCCTCTCGTGTAAGTACCGCCGAACCCTCTTATCTGTGCTCGTATTTCAGtacacactgacagaaagaTTCACAAGGTACTGTTTCAGAGACGCATATAAATGACAGAACACATATATGTGAGTGACGTGGCCAACACCGTGGGCAGATGATGCTGGTTTTAACCAGTGCATAAAACCGCCCCCACTGtcagtaaggctgtgtgtgtgtgtgtgtgtgtctgtgtgtgtgtgtgttttataggtACCCAGCTGGCTTTGTGTATATCTTCACTGTGTTATACTACATTACTGACCATGGGGTGAACATTAGACTGGGTCAgtatgtgtttgctgtgttctaCCTGATCACCCTGCTACTCGTGTTCCGCATATACCACCGCACCAAGAaggtgagacagactgaaaagcACATGGTTTAAGTCAGAATGACATCACTCTAATACAAGAAACACGCTGACACAGCTGTCGGACAGCAGAGTCTCCATTTGCTTTTTGACTGTGtatagagttttttttgtttgtttgtttgtttgtttttaatttactaAGCCCTCAGAACCCAGTGTTGTTAGTACTGGCCGTTTGGCCgtactgtaaaaacacagaggagataaAGGAGTTGAGTAGTCTTGGCTGTGTCTCGTGTCAGTCAGCGGCGTCTGGTGTGTTTCActttgtgtgtcttgtgtcaGTGACCTGGCTGACAGTCACAGTCTTTTATTAATGTACAGTAATTCTGTAAATTCTGATTCATTGTAAAAGTCCATCTCTGTGcctttgtgaattttttttctgcacattaagcagtgtgtgtgtgtgtgtgtgtgttctttgtgtgtgcgtgcgtgtgtgtgtgtgtgtgtgtggactgttgTTCCCAGGTGCCTCCATACGTGTTTTTTTTCGTCTGCTGCGCCTCGTACCGGATCCACTCCATCTTCGTGCTGCGGCTCTTTAACGACCCCGTGGCCATGATGCTGCTCTTCGGCGCCATTAACCTCTTTCTAGACTCACACTGGACTCTGGGCTGTGCCCTCTACAGGCAAGTatgatggagggatggattcagatagacagatggatggatggatgggtggatggatggatggatggatagatgggtggatggatggatgaatagatggatggatagatggatggatggatggatgggtggaagTCCTGAGGAACGAGTAGACTGAAGAACATTAAAAGTATGGATAGATGACAAAGCAGATAAATTGATAAAATGATTTAGAAGCGTcttctaaatgaataaatgtaaacgtGGTTTAATTGAAGCTAGGTGTGATTGGTTAAGTTAATAGACTTCATAGGCTTAGATTTCAGTCAGTTAGACCATGCCTGTGTTCAGACTGCTCTGTGGAGCTTTTGGCtggttgtttgtgtgagtgtttgtgtgtgtgtgtgtgtatgcgtttgtgtgttgtttgtgtctgtgtgtgtgagcgtttgtgtgtgagcgtttgtgtgtgagtgtgtgtgtgtgtgtgtgtgtatccgtgcgtgcgtgtgtgcatgcgtgtgtgtccgcatatgtgtgttgtgtgtgtttgtgtgtgtgtttttgacgtGTTCGTCTGGCTGTGTGTTGGAcagtttggctgtgtgtgtgtgtgtgtgtgtgtgtgtgtgtttgacgtgtttgtctggctgtgtgtggacagtttagctgtctgtgtgtgtgtgtgtgtttttgacgtGTTTGTCCGGCTGTGTGTTGGACAgtttggctgtgtctgtgtgtgtgtgtgtgtgtgtgtgtgtgtgtgtgtgtgtgtgcatgcctgttcATGcctgttcgtgcgtgtgtgtgtatgtgtgtgtgtgtgtgtgtgtgcgtgcatgtgtgtttttgacgtgttcgtctggctgtgtgtggacagtttagctgtgtctgtgtgtgtgtgtgtgtgtgtgtgtgcatgtgtgtttttgacgtGTTCGTCTGGCTGTGTGTTGGACAGTttaggtgtgtctgtgtgtgtgtgtgcatgcctgttcgtgcgtgtgtgtgtatgtgtgtgtatgtgtgtgtgtgcatgtgtgtttttcacgtGTTCGTCTGGCTGTGTGTTGGACAGTTTAGCTGTGTCTGTGAAGATGAACATCCTCCTCTTTGCTCCGggactcctcttcctcctcctgtcaGAGTTCGGCCTGATGAAGACCCTGCCCAAACTAACGCTGTGTGCTGTCAttcaggtcagacacacacacacacgcgcgcgcacacagaataacacacacacgcacacacacacatacacacacacatagaaacacacacacacacaaactcactctcaaACATCTGTTGCCTCAATCATCGACGTATTCAGCTTAACCTGCCCTGACTGACTCCACCcctttttgttcctctgtgtgtgtgtgtgtgtgtgtgttgcctgcAGCTGTTGCTGGGACTCCCGTTCCTCTTGGTGAACCCTGTTGGATACGTGAGCAGGGCCTTTGATCTTGGGCGTCAGTTCCTCTTTAAGTGGACGGTGAACTGGCGCTTCCTGCCGGAGTGGCTTTTCCTCAGCCGCtcctttcacctcctcctgctcctggcCCACCTCCTCACCCTCACACTGTTCGCCCTCAGGAGATGGAAGAAGTCAGTCCAACGATACGCctcataataacaacaacaacaataataatgatagtatATGTAATAAAAGAATAATTATGATGTTTAAGTGACTTACAGGATGTTATGGTTTTAATGAAGTAATCTCCCAATTGGACTGTGAAAactttgtatgtgagtgtgaaacttgtgtgtgtgttttgtgtctgacTGTAAAGGTGTCAGTGTtaaagttctgtgtgtgtgtgtgtgtgtgtgtgtgtgtaaaagctctgtctgtctctgtgtattttataCTGATGAATGTGTGTTCGCTCACAGGCCTGGTGAGAGTTTGTGGACTTTACTGAAAGACCCATCTGAGAGGAAAGAAGCCACACAGAAACTGACCGCTGATCATATCCTTCCCTGgaagcacgtgtgtgtgtgtgtgtgtgtgtgagagagagagagacagagacagagagagaaagtctaagcatgtgtgtgtgtgtgtgtgtgtgtgtgtgtgtgtgtgtgtgtgtgtgtgtgtgagagagagagagagagagacagagagagaaagtctaaGCATGTGTGTTCACATTCAGCTCGTCCGTAATCGTAATCTTCCACCTTAACAGTCCCTCACAGACAGTGCTGGTCCTGTTCACCTCTAACTTCGTGGGCATGTGTTTCAGTCGTTCTCTACACTACCAGTTCTATGTCTGGTACTTCCACACCTTACCCTACCTGCTGTGGAGCGGGGGCGTGAAAAAACTCGCCCACCTGCTCAGGTGAGGATcacttcacctctctctctgtgtgtgtgtgtgtgtatgtgtgtgtgtgtgtgtgtgtgtgtgtgtggtttgacttGGGATTGTACTATGATAAAGTCATGAGTCTGTCcgttcctctgctcctctgacaGGGTGCTGATTTTGGGCCTGATCGAGTTGTCCTGGAACACTTACCCTTCCACCAACTACAGCTCCGCCTCTCTGCACGTCTGCCACCTTATATTGCTTTTCTCATTGTGGCTCAACCCTACAGTGCCACCCCGTGGCCCGGAGGGAGAACAGCAGTCCCATAACAAAGCCAAACGCCAGTGAGATGTTCCCAACCAGGGCTCGCTGCCCGGCCTTCGCTCCCTCACCTCCCTGGCCAATCAGgagctctctccctgtccctctcctctgctctgggCAGGGATTTGAAAGACACTCCTTATGGGGTGTTGGAGGTGCACCTGCTGTTACCAACCAACTGTATGTCCTCCTCGTGAGAGTGTGTACAGCGAGGGAGGGGACTGGACGCAGTGGAGCTGTTGCAgttacatgttgttgtttttttgttttttttcttgttgggggcagagacagaaaaaggcagatttCTCAGGATTATAAGAATGAATTTTACAAACTCTTGCGCATGAGAGTGCATAATGTGAATGTTAGTGTTGTGGGGGTCAGTGCTGACCTCCGATGACCCTGTTGACCCCGGTGACCCGACGTGACCCTGTGCGACGACGGCGGCTGAGAAAAGGCTGGTGCCGTGCCGTGGCGTCGTCGCGTTCAGCAGTTACTCTGCGGTTGATTACGCGTGTTTATCAAAATGCAATACGAAAAGTTCATACATGTCTTTAATTCCACATCAGGGACTTCTTGAAGTTTACGTCTAGGTGTAGTTAAGCTAGCTTTTACATTCGGAAACAGGTGAGGTTAAGCTATCGTCAAAATAGCATGTACCCATCCGACATACTGTACTTATACAGGGCACAAGGCAAAACTGTAGGCTATCATTTCCAGCATTCTGTTAGCCAATCAGACGTGATGTAACATTTCGCTTGGACTGTTATGATAATCATTGAAggctttaattcatttttgtaggtttttttttgttgttgttgttttcttttttgaatgcTAAATTGTGTTAGGTGGAGCAGGGGACTGAGAGGCAGCATTGATAGATTATGTTTTCTGTGATATTTTGGTGTTGTTTGGAGTGTAGACTGACTGGTTTGAAAGGTTTTTCTGTGTTATGATTTGGTTGATATTTTGCATGGTGTCCTCTTGAAGGCAGTTAGAGAATGGTCCATAGAGTCCTTTTATGTCACAGACATgtaaagagataaataaataaataaatggaggTTTTTCCGTTTACCCGTGGACTCACAGTGTTATAAAGACATCTGACACGtctctgaaatttaaaaaggtTTATTCCAATTTGGCGATTTCAGTTTCCGGATGGCATCAGGCGTTTGAAAATGAGAATGTACTGGTTCATTATCTTCCTTCCTAAGTCACATTCAAACCtgctctcccacacacacacacacagatacacagcgCACACATCAGCACAGGGGGGGTTTTGACATTCAGCAATCCTGTTTTCACCAGCATGACGGggatctcctctcctccctgtcaCTCATTAGTCCTCCAGCGGATTCAAAGGCTCGTTTTCGGTTTTATAAAAATGGAAAAGTGACATGAAATATGAATCATGAACCAAAGCCTTTCAGTTTCGccttaaaaaggaaataaaacattaatcaGTGATATGTGACTGTAAGTAATGATAAAGGCAGTGAAGCAAGGCGAAGAGTTCACTAAGGTGGGAAATCAAAGACACAACATGCAGATGTTCCCCGTCAAACATCCAAGCAAACCGCACTGGAGTAGTGCGCCCTCTTGTGGCTTCCTGTGTCATTGAACAGAAAAGCAGGAAAGGCAACTCTGTTAGGGTAAAAGCACCCAGAACTGGTGCAGTTAATGCCATGTATACATGTTTTGTGTATCACATATTAGTCAAGGTTTTCTCACTGAGCAGTTAGAATGATTTAATTGAGTTAAAATCAGAAAAGAATTAGAATAGAATTGAGTGGAATAACTAGGTATGTGTTAGTAATTTGGTTCAGTGAATTCTGGAAAGTCTCACATTCATGGAAACTTCCGTAGTAACAGAAGTCATTTGGAAGTCAGTATTGCTCAAACGTTTGACTGGTCAGTTTTAGGCCTGACTTAAGGCTTTATTTGCTCTGTGGTTGCTAGGTTGTTGAAGTTTCAGCCAGcctcactgtgaaaaaaaatttGGCATCAGGACGGGCTTCACTGGCACGCAAGAAAGAATCTCATTTAACATTGGCTAGTACGAATACGCAGGATCATAGGATTGTATAGAGTTTAAAAAGCTAGATGGAGCACCGAGTCAAAGTAAACTCTGATCAGAAGGAGAATTTGAGAGTTGCCACTGGTGGTACCATTTTAAAGGGAAAGGTTCAAACTGGACAATCCTGGGACATTTTTGCTAAGTAGAGGGGCCTCGAGATGTATGTTTCACCAGCTTGTCGAAGAAAATATTCCAGTGGCATTTCAACACCAatgctgattctttttttttttttttcattcaaaagatCAAAAAAATCATTCGGACCGCTTCCGACTGATGCCGGGTTCTTTTAAGGGGTGCCCGATCCAGTTTTTAGGTTTCATTCTCGTGGAGGAGTTTAGACTGAGGGGAATCACATGTTGTTGGGGTTGTAACACAACATGTTGAATTTGATATTTTCGTCCCAGTGACGCAACAGCAGGAAGAGCTGCCTAGCCGCCGCCCTCAACCCAGCCAAGTCCACGCCCTCAGGTAATGACTGACACCTCAGCCAAAAATCAGCTTTTGCCGCCGCCAGCTCCCACTCCACAAAGAACCCGGCGCACCGGTGCTCCAGCCAGGCCAGGGCCACCGCTGTGGCCCAGGTCGAGCCCTCCAAATCCGTTTGGGCCAACTGGTCGCCCTGAAGTTCCGTCGGCTCCACCGGCGAACCCTCGCATATGTCTGTCTCGGAGCCACGCCCGCTGTCGGCCTGCGGGAGCCCGCCCACCGGTTCCGGAGACCCGTCCTCTGAGCTCGGCGGGTCTGAGAGAATGGTGGTGATAGGCGCCTCGCGGTCATGGCAACCACGTTGGCTGTTCCTGGAAGGCCTGACGGTGGGCGCCGTGATTTGGTCCTCCGGCCCCTGGAGGGCGCTAGCTCTGGAACTGGGGGCTGAGGTAGGGGGAGAGGTGCAGCGGTAAGGGGGACTCAGGCTGTGTCGGTGGCTGAGGTACGGCGAGGCTCTCTTCAGGCGGTCCAGAGGAATCTGGACACACTCACAGTAAACCTCAGTCAGGAGAAAAGCCCCCGACGCCAACTGGAGACGAACCTGTGAAGACGAAAAAGAAAGTGACGACCAAGTTCTGAATTGACCCGTAGCCTTCAGCACGCTCGCCTAGTGGGTCAGAGGTGAGAGGACTTTGCTAAAAGGTCATTTGTGCCATTTGTAGTTTATTAAGACCAGTCATACCTGTTCACACCACTGACAAGTGAAGGAAGCCCCGCCTACTTACCCGTGAGACTGACATTAagcaggaaacagagagagtctATCATGTGAACATGTCATTGTAGAAAGTCACCTCAGCCTTCATCTGGTGACTTTACTCTCATAGCAGTGACATGCGAACTACCCGAAAGAATCCCAACAGAACGCACAGAGTGAGAAGGCCTCACGTGGGCCTTCATCAGACCCGATAAAACGGGATTAAAGGTCAAAGTTAAAACGTGTGGCGTGGGGTTCGAGAGGAAGCAACTCACGAGAGGCAGGTAATCGGGGGCGTCAGAATCCGAGTGTTTCTCAGATTCGGCTGACAGACAGTGGGGTTTCAGCGGGGCCTGTTTCCCTGAGGCGTTACTGGTCCGTAGTCTGCCCAAGTTGAACCTacggattacacacacacacacacatttttcagccCAAACAGATCACATGTCAGGGTAAACACATTCTAAGTCTTCAGAAGATGCTACATGATACTGATTAATTAGATTACTGATTAAATGGGTGCTGGAGGCTGATCACAGATATTAGcatttcaatttacaatttacaattttacaattttgttatttggcagacgctttttaccaaagcgacttacaatcaatttccccttcgtattgcgcccctagaatactttgacaaacgcagatacaagacaaaggttttttttttgttgttttttttttttttttacaacatgtAGTGTAGGTTTTAGACGCAGTGTAGATGCCTTTTTACACTGTTAATGATGAAATAGCTGCTCTCACCTGGAGCCAAAGAAGCTGTCCAGAGACCGACTGTCTACAGAGCGCTGGGAACGCGTGGATGTGGCCGGGGGGCTAGCAGGATACACGCTTCCCCCTGTgcctgagagaacagagagtaaAACATCTCAAAATGCTCCCCttctactctccctctctctccccccccccctctctctccctctctccctctctctctctctctccccccccctctctttctctctctctctctttctttctccctctccctctctctctctctctctctctctctctctctctctctctttctttctccctctctctccccccctctctccctctctctctctctctctccccccctctctctttctctctctctctctctctctctccctctctctctctctttctttctccctctctctctccctctctctctctctctctctctccccccccccctctctctttctctctctctctctctctctctccctctctctctctctctttctttctccctctctctctctctctctctctctctctctctctctgtctctctctctgtctgtggtgtttAATACTCACTGCTGTCCCAGGACGTGAGACTGCAGGGAGAAGCAGGTGTGTCGTCCCGGTCtgagaaaaccacagaaaccacaagagaagaaaagagaacagacactTCAGTTCAGGAGAGAATAGTGccttaaagtaaaataaaaatgttcatcttGATGTTAGTGTGTTGAGTTAGCACTGGGGAAGGTATTTGGTTTTATGGAGTCAAACTCCGACTTGATCATTCACATGAGCAGGTGTGTTACCTGCGTAAGACGTCTAACCTGTGGAGGTGAGAGTGTCCTCCAGctcctcactgtctctgctGGACGGGCGACGCCCAAACCCCACAGAGTATGATCGCTGTCTCCTGCTCCCTGCGTGAGAGGTGCGTCTGGTCCTAAACCGCACccctaacacgcacacacacatatcacattAGGCAAAACAGACTCACTTCAAATATGCATCAGTCTCAGCTTGGTTCATGACAATTGTCAAAGCTGTTTTGAACCAGCCCAAAATGACAACATTATGATGGAATCAGTGAGGAGACGCATGGAGGAACACTGCTGGTCTGAAAGTCTCTGGAAAGctttgaaaaaggagaagactgtgtcagagtgtgtgtgtgtgtgtgtgtgtgagtgtgagtgtgtgtatgtttgtgtgtgtgtgtttgtcagtgtgtgagtgtgtgtgtttgtgtgtgtgtgtatgtgtgtgtgtgtgtgtgtgtgtgtgtgtgtgcgcgcgcgcgcgcgtgtgtgtgtgtgtgtgtgcgtgtgtgagtgtgagtgtgagtgtgtgcgtgtgtgtgtgtgcgcgtgagtgtatgtgtgtgtgtgcgtgtgtgtgtgtgtgtgtgtgtatgtgtgtgtgcgtgtatgtgtgtgtgagtgtgtgtgtgtcagtgtgtgaatgtgtcagtgtgtgtgtgtgtgtgtgtgcgcgtgtgtgtgtgtgtgtgtgagagtgtgtgtctgtgtgtatgtgtgtgtgtgcgcgtgtgtgtgtgcgcgcgtgtgtgtgcgtgtgtgcgcgtgtgtgtgcatgtgtgtgagtgtgtgtgtgtgtcagtgtgtgactgtgtgtttgtttgtgtgtgactgtgtgtgtgtgagtgtgtgtgtgtgtgtgtgtgcgtgcgtgtgtgtgcgtgcatgcgtgcgtgtgtgtgtgtgcgtgtgtgtgtgtgtgtgtgtgtatgtgtgtgtgtgcgcgtgtgtgcgcatgtgtgtcagtgtgtgactgtgtgtttgtttgtgtgtgtacgtgtttgtgtgtgtgagggtgtgcgtgagtgtgtatgtgtgtgtcagtgtgtgagtgtgtgtgtgtgtttgcgtgtgtgagcgtgtgtgagtgtgtgtgtttgtgtgtgtgtgcgcgtgtgtgagtgtgtgtgcgtgtgtgtgtgcgtgtgtgcgtgcgcgtgtgtgtgtgtcagtgtgtgtgtgtgtgtgtgcgcgtgtgtgcgcgtgtgtgtgttgttttggctgtgtgtacCTGCGCCGCGGGGGTCCGTGCTGTTGGCCAGGCCTTTGCCGGTGCTGGAGTCGGTAGCGATGAAGGACGTGTACATGCTGATGATACTGCAGCTCTTACTGGTCTGGATGGCTTTCATCCGGTACCGTTTAGCGGGCCCTGCAGAACCAACggacccacacacagagacccaccATTTTACCGCGGGTGCACGTTCAAGAAAATGGACAGAGGATtcttgtagtttttttttttttttggttagctGGGATTTGTAGTTTTTTGGTTAGTTTTTGTTAAGTCTCAGTGGAGGCATTGCCTGTTTTCCTCTCACTTCAAGCAGCCAAGTGCAAACAATCTGTTCATCTTTGGCAGGAATTTACATGGCTGAAAATCTCAATTCAGCTGacgttctttcttttctgttaatCTGACTTATCTGAGTTCCCTATCTGATATCTCTCAGTTGTGACATCTTCAGCCCTGACACCTTATCAGACATCTTAGAGGTCCTCAGCTTCATTCACACAAATTAAACAGTACTTTCTGTCAATCATCTCACCGTGTTCAatgtcagactctctctctgccatatTCTCAAAGTCCCTGATAACAGAACGGGCGGTCAGCTGATGGATCATTTCTTGCCAGGGGTCGGGGGTCACGCCCTGTGTGCCATCGGGGGcccagaggagggagaggtCGACAGTGACCTCCCAGGTGATGGGTTTCTCTCCCAGCAGGCCGTGGATGACGGAACGGCACTGCATCTGCGCAGCCTGGCACTCGTCTGGAGGAGCAGCTGCAAACAAGCTCTCTGGATCAGTGAAGTTGTCCCAGTCCAGAGGAGAGGCGGGGAACAGCAGACCATCTGAAAatgaacggagagagagagagagagagagagagagagacagagagagagagagagagagagagagagatttgtaatACCATGCATGTGTATCTGCGCTTTGCTTTCATACAGTGAAGTGAAATCCATATCTAcgttgtgtgtattttctggtGTGTACTAAGTATGTATAATAGGTAAGTATGTACgtgtgttcgtctgtgtgtgtgtgtgtgtgtgtgtgtgtgtgtgtgtgtgtgtgtgtgtctgtcagtgaagAGACATGTGTGTACAGATGTGACCGTGTATTCCTCAGtcctcgtgtgtgtgcgtgtgtgtgcgtgcgtgcgtgtgtgtgtgtgtgtgtgtgtgtgtgtgtgtgtgtttgtgtttgtgagtgtgtgtgagtgtgtgtgtgtgtgtttgtgagtgtgcgtgcgtgtgtgtgtgtgtgtgtgtgtgtgtgtgtgtatgtgtgtgtgtgcgtgtgcgtgtgcgtgtgtgtgtgtgtgtgtgtctgtgcgtgtgtgtgtgtaagtgtatggtcGTACTGGAATCCGTCAGGCTCCTGTGTGAGATGTCGTGTCGTGGGCTGTGACTGCTCTGTAGTTCTCCGTCACTCTCCTCCAGTCTGCCGCTGACGGCCTGGTGAAAGGAGACCTTCTCCAGGGCGCGCCGCAGCCGATGCATGTCCAGCTCGCCCTGCGGGGAGGAGAAGCTACGTCCGGACATGGCGGAGCGAGCCAAGGCCCTCTGTCTGCGTCTGGACTCCTCCCTGTCGGGAGGCCtgcctgcctgcacacacacacacacacacacacacacacacacacacacacacacacacacacaaccatcaaaCCCCTTTATCATAAACACGCTGCGCCTCAACCTAAAACACCAAAACGACGGCCTCCAGTGGGGTCATCGCTGCCCCAGCTCTCATACCCGCCCTGCTCCTGggtctgtgttgtctgagggGGGGGTCTGTTGCCATGGCGTCTCCCAGCGGGAGAGGCCGCGGGGTTCGGGCGGGACCACCTTCTCCAGGCCCTGAGGCAGGGAGCCGGTGTCCACGGCGGGGACGGAGGGTTCGGAGGCGGGAGAGCAGGACGGGAGGCCCCGCTCGCTGCTcagggagcagtgtgtgaggaCATACTGCTCCTGCACATACTGCTCCTGCTGAATACGCCTCCGCACGTCACTGAAGCCCTCAAACTCAGCCgctaaaaacagacacacgtcatgtagacacacacacacacacaaacacacacagaaacacacacacacgcagagaatGTATGATTTACCCCCTGCACAGGAAAcgcatcacacaaacacacaggaaacacatcACTCACTCAATACTGCAGCGTATGAATCACCTACACAAAAAATGCATGAACGCATTCACGTATGACACTCGCTCAGACAGAAAAGGGGTCGTGTGTTACGTTCACCCTTCAAAGGAAACGCATCACTCTTGACATTCATAGACTCAGGAAACACGAGTCATTCACGACGCTCACCCGGGAAGGCCATGTCACCTGTGTGGGTCTCACCTATGCTGCTGGCGTTGGTGTTGCTGTCCGGGGCTCTGGCGCAGGAGAACTCAGAGGAGATCTCTCGTGAGATCTCACGCAGGGCCTCCTCCATGTCCTCCCCCTCAGCGGGAGCAGCCACCGCCTGCAGCAGCTCCCCAGCCAACGGGGAGGAGATCTCATCCTGAGAATGGCCGAACAC contains:
- the alg3 gene encoding dol-P-Man:Man(5)GlcNAc(2)-PP-Dol alpha-1,3-mannosyltransferase, yielding MAGGKRKSAGQPSRVVGLLRTLWQEKHLILFKAEYTFLVTAVLWFLEIGINIWVIQKVAYTEIDWKAYMDEVEGVINGTYDYTQLKGDTGPLVYPAGFVYIFTVLYYITDHGVNIRLGQYVFAVFYLITLLLVFRIYHRTKKVPPYVFFFVCCASYRIHSIFVLRLFNDPVAMMLLFGAINLFLDSHWTLGCALYSLAVSVKMNILLFAPGLLFLLLSEFGLMKTLPKLTLCAVIQLLLGLPFLLVNPVGYVSRAFDLGRQFLFKWTVNWRFLPEWLFLSRSFHLLLLLAHLLTLTLFALRRWKKPGESLWTLLKDPSERKEATQKLTADQTVLVLFTSNFVGMCFSRSLHYQFYVWYFHTLPYLLWSGGVKKLAHLLRVLILGLIELSWNTYPSTNYSSASLHVCHLILLFSLWLNPTVPPRGPEGEQQSHNKAKRQ
- the vwa5b2 gene encoding von Willebrand factor A domain-containing protein 5B1, which gives rise to MPGLRSRATWAPLLLKSSSIRSCANGCSLGITAHLTYANTEAEPVEGVFVYPLEEKEVVVGFEAVVSGRLVSVQIQSRGKLEDCCLDCCPGSLLDAQCGNGKDWCCCRNAGGLDMQCSNGHLLLDEDLERGTFIIGTGLISPMEIVTVIISTTLEPPTLENGAIRLVYPTVLTPIVRARMQPSKSENGGKSDENGPTKCFGATSGKQERLLGGASQQCAHAIFTSPATNLSPYELSFQLLVRGACLLAGLESPTHALRADADPSAQSASATYITLAEEHPYDRHLEIILHLSEPHSPLVIMERGRVTFGEYEQQIVARRDFIRCARKEAEPEKRLEFVRKRYHKDILCNPVLMLNFCPDLLSEPLELHQASRELLFLVDRSGSMSAANMNKIKEAMLVAIKSLPPGTMLNIAGFGSSIKALFSSSQPCTDVSLTQACDYVQRLRADMGGTNLLGALSWVYQQPVHRSCPRQLFIITDGSLSSVGKVLELVRRNSCNARCFGIGLGPRACRRLLQGVAKVTGGSTEFLSEEQRLQPKLIRSLKKALEPVLTDVRIDWYVPDNMEALLSPNEIPPLYPGNRLIGYCTLYDVSAFRNRKYEGRSHGFKGVSRGSVSSVFGHSQDEISSPLAGELLQAVAAPAEGEDMEEALREISREISSEFSCARAPDSNTNATAEFEGFSDVRRRIQQEQYVQEQYVLTHCSLSSERGLPSCSPASEPSVPAVDTGSLPQGLEKVVPPEPRGLSRWETPWQQTPPSDNTDPGAGRAGRPPDREESRRRQRALARSAMSGRSFSSPQGELDMHRLRRALEKVSFHQAVSGRLEESDGELQSSHSPRHDISHRSLTDSNGLLFPASPLDWDNFTDPESLFAAAPPDECQAAQMQCRSVIHGLLGEKPITWEVTVDLSLLWAPDGTQGVTPDPWQEMIHQLTARSVIRDFENMAERESDIEHGPAKRYRMKAIQTSKSCSIISMYTSFIATDSSTGKGLANSTDPRGAGVRFRTRRTSHAGSRRQRSYSVGFGRRPSSRDSEELEDTLTSTDRDDTPASPCSLTSWDSSTGGSVYPASPPATSTRSQRSVDSRSLDSFFGSRFNLGRLRTSNASGKQAPLKPHCLSAESEKHSDSDAPDYLPLVRLQLASGAFLLTEVYCECVQIPLDRLKRASPYLSHRHSLSPPYRCTSPPTSAPSSRASALQGPEDQITAPTVRPSRNSQRGCHDREAPITTILSDPPSSEDGSPEPVGGLPQADSGRGSETDICEGSPVEPTELQGDQLAQTDLEGSTWATAVALAWLEHRCAGFFVEWELAAAKADFWLRCQSLPEGVDLAGLRAAARQLFLLLRHWDENIKFNMLCYNPNNM